One window of the Armatimonadota bacterium genome contains the following:
- a CDS encoding HEPN domain-containing protein, which yields MRWLDTACADLAIAKITLPQGGMYEQLCFHAQQAVEKSIKAVLLKVGIDFPFTHNLQPLIDILPQELSDNPVLAESVFLNPYAVATRYPGEFEPVTEEEYLEALRIAENIVNWAQTIIHEK from the coding sequence TTGAGATGGCTGGATACAGCCTGCGCCGACCTTGCGATTGCAAAGATAACACTGCCTCAAGGCGGAATGTATGAACAATTGTGCTTCCATGCACAGCAAGCAGTAGAAAAAAGCATAAAGGCTGTCTTGTTGAAAGTTGGAATCGACTTTCCGTTCACGCACAATCTTCAGCCCTTGATCGATATTCTTCCGCAAGAACTCTCAGATAATCCTGTCCTGGCCGAATCAGTATTTCTCAATCCTTATGCGGTTGCTACAAGATATCCCGGCGAATTCGAACCTGTAACTGAGGAAGAATACCTGGAAGCGCTGCGAATTGCCGAGAATATTGTCAACTGGGCACAGACCATCATACACGAAAAATGA
- a CDS encoding nucleotidyltransferase domain-containing protein encodes MLTDDKIADLVKRIVEAVEPLRIILFGSTARGDTGPYSDIDVLVVVNEGMHRRKSAQHIYSRLLGFGIPVDVVVATPSDLELYGGSPGLVYREAIKEGRELYAA; translated from the coding sequence ATGCTCACAGATGATAAGATTGCCGATTTGGTAAAGCGAATCGTGGAAGCTGTTGAGCCTCTGCGCATCATCCTGTTCGGCTCAACCGCTAGGGGCGATACTGGGCCTTATAGCGATATCGATGTTCTGGTCGTTGTGAATGAAGGTATGCACAGACGAAAGTCAGCGCAGCATATATACAGTCGTTTGCTCGGCTTTGGCATTCCAGTCGATGTTGTTGTCGCAACACCATCAGACTTAGAACTATATGGCGGCTCACCGGGTTTGGTATATCGTGAGGCAATTAAAGAAGGGCGAGAGCTATATGCAGCATAA
- a CDS encoding Nif3-like dinuclear metal center hexameric protein, translated as MPIIADIIEQLETWAPPDLAEDGDPIGLHVGDKSRGVTKICVCVDTSPRIIDCALEMKADMIVAHHPLIYAPLRSLSPGEIVADRVIKLIKADTALYVMHTNYDTAPAGINDILADLLGVNGCKPLTNRKQDAFYKIVTFVPEEAVESVRNAMAEAGAGRIGQYTHCSFRVSGTGSFVPLPMAEPYVGDIGKLAEVEEYRLEMICAESWLDNVVEAMIEKHPYDEVAYDLYQLANDPIIYGYGRVGTLEREMSLKDFAEKVRTDLAVKCLKVDGDFKKPIRKVAVLGGSGSSHFKDALSAGADVFVTGDTKHHDILDANAYGLAIIDAGHFETERPGMIAITQRLKSNYACSGMEIHYIE; from the coding sequence ATGCCGATTATAGCCGACATAATAGAACAACTGGAAACCTGGGCGCCGCCAGATCTTGCTGAAGATGGTGACCCTATCGGGCTGCATGTGGGAGATAAGAGCCGCGGTGTAACGAAAATCTGCGTATGTGTCGACACATCGCCCAGGATCATAGACTGCGCTCTGGAGATGAAAGCCGACATGATAGTCGCGCACCACCCGCTGATATATGCGCCTCTCAGGTCGCTGTCGCCCGGTGAAATAGTTGCTGATCGCGTGATCAAGCTTATTAAGGCCGACACAGCGCTCTATGTAATGCACACAAACTACGACACCGCACCCGCCGGTATAAACGATATATTGGCTGATCTGCTTGGCGTCAACGGGTGCAAGCCCCTTACAAACCGCAAGCAGGATGCATTTTATAAAATAGTAACGTTTGTCCCGGAAGAAGCCGTGGAGAGTGTTCGCAACGCCATGGCCGAGGCCGGAGCGGGCAGGATAGGCCAGTATACTCACTGCAGCTTCCGTGTGAGCGGGACAGGGTCGTTCGTGCCGCTGCCGATGGCCGAGCCCTATGTGGGTGATATAGGCAAACTTGCAGAGGTCGAAGAATATCGGCTTGAAATGATATGTGCGGAGTCGTGGCTGGATAATGTAGTGGAAGCTATGATAGAAAAGCACCCGTATGATGAGGTCGCATATGATCTCTATCAGCTCGCAAACGACCCGATTATATACGGTTACGGACGCGTCGGCACGCTTGAACGCGAGATGAGCCTTAAGGACTTTGCCGAGAAGGTGCGCACTGATCTGGCTGTGAAATGCCTGAAAGTGGATGGCGACTTCAAAAAACCGATACGAAAGGTCGCGGTTTTGGGGGGCAGCGGTTCATCGCACTTCAAAGATGCGCTGAGCGCCGGAGCGGACGTATTTGTAACCGGCGACACCAAGCATCACGACATACTGGACGCAAACGCATATGGGCTGGCTATTATCGACGCAGGCCATTTCGAGACAGAAAGACCCGGCATGATCGCCATAACCCAGAGGCTCAAGAGTAATTACGCGTGCAGTGGAATGGAGATTCACTATATCGAGTAG